A single Paenibacillus kribbensis DNA region contains:
- the aroE gene encoding shikimate dehydrogenase — MSSSGESGATEQGLVLLGVLGDPIKHSKSPLMHKIALQAAGIEGDFVPLHVKPDQLEDAMKGIRALHFRGVNVTIPHKVEVMKYLDEIDEGARLIGAVNTIVNDNGRLKGYNTDGIGYVRSLKEETSVELKGAKIAVLGAGGAARGVIHALLEERPESVMILNRTRDKAEQLAQEWTTEAIPVTGYANDEAKNVLATVDVLINTTSVGMSPLSDELPLETSLIPKGIIVSDLIYNPLETRLLRESREQRGCIVHGGLGMFVYQGAVAFEYFTGIAPAVDQMRAAVLRSLS; from the coding sequence ATGAGCAGCAGCGGGGAGTCTGGAGCGACCGAGCAAGGTCTTGTACTATTAGGCGTATTGGGGGATCCGATCAAGCACTCCAAATCGCCTCTTATGCATAAAATAGCTTTGCAGGCAGCGGGAATTGAAGGGGATTTTGTACCACTTCACGTCAAGCCGGATCAGTTGGAGGATGCCATGAAGGGAATTCGGGCATTGCATTTCCGCGGAGTCAATGTGACAATTCCCCATAAAGTTGAGGTTATGAAATATCTGGATGAGATTGATGAAGGGGCCAGGCTGATCGGCGCAGTCAATACGATTGTGAATGACAACGGACGGCTGAAGGGTTACAATACCGACGGAATCGGCTATGTGCGTTCCCTTAAGGAAGAGACTTCGGTGGAATTGAAAGGTGCAAAAATTGCCGTTCTTGGAGCCGGAGGGGCTGCTCGTGGCGTGATTCATGCTCTTTTGGAGGAGCGGCCGGAATCGGTTATGATTCTGAACCGAACACGCGACAAAGCTGAGCAACTGGCACAGGAATGGACGACGGAAGCGATTCCAGTAACGGGCTATGCCAACGATGAGGCGAAGAACGTACTTGCAACGGTAGATGTGTTGATCAATACAACCTCGGTGGGAATGTCGCCCTTATCAGATGAGCTTCCACTGGAAACGAGCTTGATTCCGAAGGGAATTATTGTGAGTGATTTGATCTATAACCCGCTGGAAACGAGGCTTTTACGTGAAAGCCGTGAACAACGTGGCTGTATTGTGCATGGTGGCTTGGGGATGTTCGTGTACCAGGGAGCAGTGGCCTTTGAGTATTTTACGGGGATTGCCCCGGCGGT